From the Trifolium pratense cultivar HEN17-A07 linkage group LG4, ARS_RC_1.1, whole genome shotgun sequence genome, the window aaattaataaattgtaTCTACATAAGGATCTTTGCCGAAAGACAAAGATGATTCTTCTTATGTTGAGCAATTCCTGGCAACATTTCAAAATCAATATCTTCCTTTACCAATCCATGTGGCAATTCCCAATCAAACGAATAGAGAAGATTAGCAAGGATAAGTTCCAATGATGCAACTGCCATAGAAATACCTGGGCATATTCTACGACCAGCTCCAAAAGGAATCAATTCAAAATCTTGTCCCAAAAAATTTATAGAACTTTTCAAAAATCTCTCTGGATAAAACTCTTCTGGATTTTTCCAAACATCAGAGTCTCTATGTATAGCCCATGCATTCACATATACTATTGTTTTTGCTGGAATTTGGTAGCCACCTATAGTACAATTCTCCCTTGTTTCCCTTGGCACAAGCAATGTGTTTGGTAGGTACAATCTCAACGTTTCTTTTATGACGGCTTTTAAGTAAGAGAAATTTTGTATATCTTCTTCATCTAGAAAATCTTTTTTAACTCTTGAACTTCTAATTTCTTGTTGTACCTTTTTCATTACTTTAGGATTTTTTATTAGTGCAGTCATTGTCCAAACTAATGTGGCTGATGTAGTATCTGTTGCAGCTACAAGTATATCCTATATACATTAGAAAAATTAGTTAGTTATGTactatttgaaaataaattttgtaaaattcttaattttgaCATGACCAACTTTGACACCAAAATTTGAATCTTAATTATTAAAGAGGGTTCAGCttatttgtaaatcaatttGTCACAAAATAGTGTTATTGcaacattaaattatttgtgAGAGATTAAAATGGGGCTTGTAAAAAATTTTAATCTCTCACAAATAATTCGCAGAGTAACTAAATCTACAATTTTATAAGTCCCATTTGACTATAGTACAAACGTTCGCGGGGTAACTAAATccacaattttaaaaaaagaattggtAAAAGTGGATTTAAAAAgttaaccaaaaacaaaaattgaagttGAGAATTGAATGAAAACACATACCATGAGGACGGCTTTGATGTGATCAAAAGTAAGatcaattgaaaacaaattttgtttcttcaattggAGTAAGACATCAACAATAACTTCATCTATTTGTTGTCTATTTGGATCCAAATGTTCATCAATAACCTCTTGGTAAAACTCATCAAACTCCTTGAAAATTCTATCAAGACGACTATGCAATCCTCTAAGTTTATCAATCCAACCCATGAACGGAATATAATCAGAAACAAAGAAAGCCGTTAACATCGCCTCAAACTCATGCAACATTCCATGGAATTTACTACTATCTACTCCTTCATCCTCATACCTCATCCCAAAAGCAATCCTACAAATTATTGTACTTGTGAGAGAACTAAATAATTCACTCAAATTTGTAACAACAGAAGAAGAAGCATGATTAGAAATTTTTTTGATCATTTTCTTCACCTCAAACTTTCTTATAGAGGAATAAGATGAAATACGCTTATTGCTAAATATATGAATAACACAAGTTTTTCTCATATCTCTCCAAAAATCACTATAATGAGAAAATACAATATCTAACCCATTATAAGATAATTTATGTTGGCCATATAAGATTGGTCTATTAGCAAATGCATGATcattgtttttaaatatttctttGGCAATTTTAGCTGAAGAAACAACAATAGCTTTTCTAAAACCAAGTTGAAGTGAAAATAATGGTCCATAGATTTTTGAAAGTTTTGAAAATTGAAGATAAAGAATAGAATTGTCT encodes:
- the LOC123920261 gene encoding cytochrome P450 83B1-like encodes the protein MTMLSLLILVLCIIFSLLLVFMKHRRTNINAPYPPGPRGLPIIGNLHQLDNSILYLQFSKLSKIYGPLFSLQLGFRKAIVVSSAKIAKEIFKNNDHAFANRPILYGQHKLSYNGLDIVFSHYSDFWRDMRKTCVIHIFSNKRISSYSSIRKFEVKKMIKKISNHASSSVVTNLSELFSSLTSTIICRIAFGMRYEDEGVDSSKFHGMLHEFEAMLTAFFVSDYIPFMGWIDKLRGLHSRLDRIFKEFDEFYQEVIDEHLDPNRQQIDEVIVDVLLQLKKQNLFSIDLTFDHIKAVLMDILVAATDTTSATLVWTMTALIKNPKVMKKVQQEIRSSRVKKDFLDEEDIQNFSYLKAVIKETLRLYLPNTLLVPRETRENCTIGGYQIPAKTIVYVNAWAIHRDSDVWKNPEEFYPERFLKSSINFLGQDFELIPFGAGRRICPGISMAVASLELILANLLYSFDWELPHGLVKEDIDFEMLPGIAQHKKNHLCLSAKILM